A DNA window from Acetobacter aceti NBRC 14818 contains the following coding sequences:
- the petA gene encoding ubiquinol-cytochrome c reductase iron-sulfur subunit encodes MTDHSDTTESTEPGRRDFLGMVTTAGVAAGACACAVPFVQSLAPQDSASAHLPVDVDISKLAPGQQMTAVWQGKPVFILRRTPEDLKQLQDAALVADLRDPDSSVLQQPSYAKNWHRSLVPEYGVYVGVCTHLGCVPVYEAITGGDNKGRYNCPCHGSKFDLAGRVRKGVPAPYNLPVPPHVLVSPTQLRLGESPKGESFDFSSIVQI; translated from the coding sequence ATGACCGATCATTCTGATACCACGGAAAGCACGGAACCCGGTCGCCGGGACTTCCTCGGCATGGTGACGACAGCTGGTGTGGCGGCTGGGGCCTGCGCCTGCGCTGTTCCCTTCGTGCAGAGCCTTGCGCCTCAGGACAGCGCCTCCGCGCATCTGCCAGTGGACGTGGACATTTCCAAACTCGCGCCCGGTCAGCAGATGACCGCCGTGTGGCAAGGCAAGCCGGTGTTCATCCTGCGCCGCACACCGGAAGACCTGAAGCAGCTTCAGGACGCCGCTCTGGTGGCCGATCTTCGAGACCCGGACTCCTCCGTGCTCCAGCAGCCATCCTACGCCAAGAACTGGCACCGCTCGCTTGTGCCGGAATATGGGGTGTATGTCGGTGTCTGCACGCATCTGGGTTGCGTGCCGGTTTACGAAGCCATCACCGGAGGTGATAACAAGGGGCGCTATAACTGCCCGTGTCATGGCTCGAAATTCGATCTGGCCGGGCGTGTGCGTAAAGGGGTTCCGGCTCCTTACAATCTGCCGGTTCCGCCGCATGTGCTGGTCAGTCCAACCCAGCTTCGGTTGGGGGAAAGCCCCAAAGGCGAGAGTTTCGATTTTTCGAGTATTGTGCAGATTTGA
- the infA gene encoding translation initiation factor IF-1: protein MSKEDMIEFSGTVTELLPNAMFRVKLDNEHMILAHTSGKMRKNRIRVLAGDRVSVEMTPYDLSKGRITFRFK, encoded by the coding sequence ATGTCTAAAGAGGACATGATCGAGTTCAGTGGAACCGTAACGGAGCTGCTGCCTAACGCCATGTTCCGCGTCAAGCTCGACAACGAGCACATGATTCTGGCCCACACGAGCGGAAAGATGCGCAAGAACCGCATCCGCGTGCTGGCTGGTGACCGTGTGAGCGTAGAGATGACGCCGTATGACCTGTCCAAGGGTCGCATCACATTCCGCTTCAAGTAA
- a CDS encoding Maf family protein, translating to MSDNPAGGPGDAAQERPHLILASASPRRLTLLEQIGLKPDRIDVPDIDETPRKDELPRLYAQRLAQEKAAIVAARTADPALILAADTVVTLGRRILPKAEDRKTAESCLRLLSGRRHIVLTAVAILPSAAWTDGRAGLRVVETGVVFSRLTEAQIQGLLDGGDWEGKAGGYALQGQAASCIRFVSGSPSAVIGLPLFETAQLLRGQKGQWLP from the coding sequence TTGTCTGATAACCCGGCAGGCGGACCGGGTGACGCCGCGCAAGAGCGGCCCCACCTGATCCTTGCCTCGGCCTCTCCACGCCGTCTGACTCTTCTCGAGCAGATTGGCCTGAAGCCGGATCGCATCGATGTTCCCGATATTGATGAAACGCCCCGAAAAGATGAATTGCCGCGCCTCTATGCCCAACGGCTGGCGCAGGAAAAGGCAGCAATTGTCGCCGCCCGCACGGCTGACCCGGCGTTGATTCTGGCCGCCGATACGGTCGTAACGCTGGGTCGTCGTATTCTTCCGAAAGCTGAAGACCGCAAGACAGCCGAATCCTGCCTGCGCCTTCTCTCCGGGCGTCGTCACATCGTTCTGACAGCCGTCGCCATCCTGCCCAGTGCTGCATGGACAGACGGACGCGCCGGTCTGCGTGTGGTGGAAACGGGCGTCGTATTTTCCCGCCTGACCGAAGCGCAGATTCAGGGACTGCTTGATGGCGGCGACTGGGAAGGCAAGGCCGGAGGCTATGCGCTTCAGGGACAGGCAGCCTCCTGTATCCGCTTTGTCTCCGGAAGCCCGTCCGCCGTCATCGGCCTGCCGCTTTTTGAAACAGCCCAGCTTCTCCGTGGGCAGAAAGGCCAGTGGTTGCCGTGA
- a CDS encoding DNA gyrase inhibitor YacG, with protein MAESRPCPICKKPSTPEFRPFCSRRCADIDLGRWFSEDYRVPAEPVSEDGKISDTEDDLPA; from the coding sequence GTGGCTGAGTCCCGCCCCTGCCCGATCTGCAAGAAACCTTCGACGCCGGAGTTTCGTCCATTCTGTTCCCGTCGCTGCGCTGACATTGATCTCGGCCGGTGGTTTTCCGAGGATTATCGCGTTCCGGCAGAACCCGTTTCCGAGGATGGAAAAATTTCTGACACAGAAGACGACCTCCCGGCTTGA
- a CDS encoding MDR family MFS transporter: MCKAAARISTVWEIFVQPTSDTQTTTSSQPVTRVFVFTGLILTMIMAALDQSIVSTALPTIVSDLGGLAHISWIVTAFMLTSTIATPMYGKLSDMFGRRPLLAFSIGAFLFASLLCGVAQSMWQLVFFRGLQGIGAGGLMTLSQTVIGDIVPPQQRGRYQGLFTGAFAVSSVTGPFLGGVLTSSFSWRWVFLVNLPVGLLAFALIMLGLPAGRAGRKPQIDYLGAALLSVATAGFLLLFNSIGTTLSWTSPLAGLLFAVSFLFLVMFIRQERRAPEPLVSLDLLRILDFSVCVAATGIMSFAMMGSMIFLPLYYQLVLGETPEVSGLMMLPQVGTMMISSVLGGYVSSKTQRYELLLVIGVGIEFTGLSLIAFCAHHGAPALFFLLSLGALGIGMGIGMPNATVLIQNSVPGNRLGIATAMMSFIRSLGGSLGVALSGGVMALTLQKNLSNLPEKIDIAAFLEKGMAAIKTVSPEVHTEVTEAYKGAISASLSVSSSFMFLAFLMILGLMIRQGRKR; the protein is encoded by the coding sequence ATGTGTAAGGCTGCCGCCCGAATTTCGACTGTCTGGGAAATTTTCGTGCAGCCCACTTCCGACACACAGACCACAACATCCAGCCAACCTGTGACCCGGGTCTTTGTCTTTACCGGTCTTATCCTCACCATGATCATGGCGGCGCTTGATCAGAGCATCGTCTCGACAGCGCTCCCTACCATCGTGAGCGATCTGGGCGGGCTGGCGCATATCTCGTGGATCGTCACGGCGTTCATGCTGACCTCCACCATCGCCACGCCCATGTATGGCAAGCTGTCGGACATGTTCGGGCGCAGACCGTTGCTCGCCTTCAGCATCGGCGCTTTCCTGTTTGCCTCGCTCCTGTGCGGTGTAGCGCAGAGCATGTGGCAACTGGTGTTTTTCCGAGGGCTTCAGGGCATTGGCGCTGGCGGACTGATGACACTGTCGCAAACGGTCATCGGCGATATCGTGCCTCCACAGCAGCGGGGACGCTATCAGGGTCTGTTCACCGGTGCCTTTGCTGTCAGCAGTGTCACTGGGCCATTTCTGGGCGGTGTGCTGACAAGTTCCTTTTCCTGGCGCTGGGTGTTTCTCGTCAATCTGCCTGTCGGTCTGCTCGCATTCGCTCTGATCATGCTGGGGCTTCCTGCAGGACGCGCCGGGAGAAAGCCGCAGATTGATTATCTTGGGGCCGCTCTGCTGAGCGTCGCCACGGCAGGCTTTCTGCTGCTGTTCAATTCCATCGGCACAACGCTCTCATGGACCTCGCCTCTGGCGGGTCTGCTTTTTGCTGTCAGCTTCCTCTTTCTGGTGATGTTCATTCGACAGGAAAGACGAGCGCCTGAGCCTCTGGTCAGTCTTGATCTGCTGCGGATTCTGGATTTCTCCGTGTGCGTCGCGGCGACCGGCATCATGTCATTCGCCATGATGGGATCAATGATTTTCCTGCCTCTGTATTATCAGCTCGTTCTTGGCGAGACGCCTGAAGTCTCCGGCCTGATGATGTTGCCACAGGTCGGCACGATGATGATCAGCTCGGTTCTGGGAGGGTATGTTTCGTCAAAGACCCAGCGGTATGAACTGTTGCTGGTCATTGGGGTGGGAATTGAATTCACCGGGCTCAGCCTGATCGCATTCTGTGCGCATCATGGGGCTCCGGCCCTGTTCTTTCTGCTGAGTCTGGGCGCTTTGGGGATCGGCATGGGTATAGGCATGCCGAATGCAACGGTCCTCATCCAGAACTCCGTGCCCGGTAACAGGCTCGGCATTGCGACGGCCATGATGTCATTCATCCGTTCGCTTGGTGGTTCACTCGGCGTGGCGCTTTCCGGCGGCGTCATGGCGCTGACCTTGCAGAAAAACCTGAGTAATCTGCCAGAAAAAATCGATATCGCAGCTTTTCTGGAAAAAGGAATGGCTGCGATCAAGACTGTTTCGCCGGAAGTCCATACGGAAGTGACGGAAGCTTACAAGGGGGCGATCAGCGCTAGCCTCAGTGTCAGCAGCAGCTTTATGTTTCTGGCGTTTCTGATGATTTTGGGGTTGATGATTCGGCAGGGAAGGAAGAGGTAA
- a CDS encoding cytochrome b yields MKTPENTGDHSANTPPATGLAGWIDQRLPVISAFRAEYVDFRLPRNLNWLWNFGAILTVVLVLMLATGIFLAMNYTATDAGAFLSVEAIDRQLAGGWLLRAMHMTGANLFLAALYIHLFRGLYYGSYKAPREILWLTGLILLVMVMATAFAGYMLPWGQMSYWGADVITKAVGAVPVIGGTLEHIMTDSDHLGDVFLHRFFVLHFLMAFLVVAVVGLHVTAVHISGSNNPLGIEPKTKKDTLTFHPYYTTKDLVGLIIFALIFTALMFFWPNLLAEPANYAPADPMHTPADIEPEWYFLPFYGLLQSVPSKFGGLLAAAGSIAVLFFLPWLDRSPIRSARFRPLCRVGLLGLVVAFVLLAVAGKHHAEGVWMIVARLAGLYYFGYFLVLLPLAARMEKTRPLPSSIAAAEGDA; encoded by the coding sequence ATGAAAACACCCGAAAATACGGGCGACCATTCTGCGAATACGCCACCAGCAACCGGCCTCGCAGGCTGGATCGATCAGCGTCTTCCAGTCATATCCGCGTTTCGCGCCGAATATGTCGATTTCCGCCTCCCTCGCAACCTGAACTGGCTTTGGAACTTCGGAGCCATTCTGACGGTCGTGCTGGTGCTGATGCTGGCGACCGGCATCTTCCTCGCCATGAACTACACGGCGACAGATGCGGGCGCTTTCCTTTCGGTCGAGGCGATCGACCGGCAACTGGCAGGTGGCTGGCTCCTGCGGGCCATGCATATGACAGGCGCAAACCTGTTTCTGGCGGCGCTCTACATCCACCTTTTCCGTGGCCTGTATTACGGTTCCTACAAGGCTCCCCGTGAAATCCTCTGGCTGACCGGCCTCATCCTGCTGGTCATGGTCATGGCGACCGCCTTTGCGGGCTACATGCTGCCGTGGGGCCAGATGTCCTACTGGGGGGCGGATGTCATCACCAAGGCCGTCGGTGCGGTCCCTGTGATCGGTGGCACGCTTGAACACATCATGACCGATAGCGACCATCTGGGCGACGTGTTCCTGCATCGCTTTTTTGTGCTGCACTTCCTGATGGCGTTTCTCGTCGTGGCCGTTGTCGGGCTGCATGTGACAGCCGTGCATATCAGCGGCTCCAACAACCCGCTGGGCATTGAACCGAAGACAAAGAAAGACACGCTGACCTTTCATCCTTACTACACCACCAAGGATCTGGTCGGCTTGATCATCTTCGCCCTGATCTTTACGGCCCTGATGTTCTTCTGGCCCAATCTTCTGGCTGAGCCGGCGAACTATGCGCCCGCCGACCCGATGCACACGCCCGCTGACATTGAGCCGGAATGGTATTTCCTGCCGTTCTACGGACTTCTTCAGTCGGTGCCGTCCAAGTTCGGCGGTCTTCTCGCCGCTGCCGGTTCGATTGCCGTGCTGTTTTTCCTGCCCTGGCTGGATCGCTCCCCCATCCGTTCGGCGCGATTCCGTCCGCTCTGCCGTGTGGGGCTGCTTGGCCTTGTCGTGGCGTTCGTGCTGCTGGCCGTCGCGGGCAAGCATCATGCGGAAGGCGTGTGGATGATCGTCGCCCGTCTGGCCGGTCTCTACTACTTCGGCTACTTCCTCGTGCTGCTGCCACTGGCCGCCCGCATGGAAAAGACGCGCCCCCTGCCCTCATCCATTGCCGCCGCAGAGGGAGACGCATGA
- the moaC gene encoding cyclic pyranopterin monophosphate synthase MoaC codes for MTETSPLLSHVDETGEQPRMVEVSDKAVTKREAHAQARLRFPESVIATLRESGFMTKKGAVLTVAQIAGIMGVKTTSSLIPMCHPLSISGCKLEITIEGQDAVIDCRVACVGQTGVEMEALTGATVAALTIYDMCKALSHDMVIHSVGLLGKVGGKRDFGTLLAPADGQKTAGQQ; via the coding sequence ATGACCGAGACCTCACCGCTCCTCTCTCACGTTGATGAAACCGGCGAGCAGCCCCGTATGGTGGAAGTCAGCGACAAGGCGGTCACCAAAAGAGAGGCCCACGCCCAGGCGCGTCTGCGGTTTCCGGAAAGTGTGATTGCTACCTTGCGTGAATCCGGTTTCATGACGAAAAAAGGAGCGGTTCTGACGGTTGCGCAGATCGCCGGAATCATGGGCGTCAAGACGACCTCATCGCTGATTCCGATGTGTCACCCTCTGTCCATCAGCGGTTGCAAGCTTGAGATTACGATCGAGGGTCAGGACGCCGTCATTGACTGCCGTGTCGCCTGCGTCGGTCAGACAGGTGTGGAAATGGAGGCGCTGACAGGCGCTACGGTCGCTGCTCTGACCATCTATGACATGTGCAAGGCGTTAAGCCATGACATGGTGATTCACAGCGTCGGGCTGCTGGGCAAGGTCGGTGGAAAGCGGGATTTTGGCACTTTGCTGGCGCCGGCTGACGGCCAGAAGACCGCAGGACAACAGTAA
- a CDS encoding ribonuclease E/G — MVAVKGTLRLACSPGEARIAVFENGTLQDFGIWTPGYSDHLGSIFLGRVTALAPALGGAFVHIGLGEAGFMPVRDNDPALHEGDAVPVQLIRCGMGGKGPRLKRVELPSPATEIGLIQQGPSPLEDMAQQWTGDILVDHPTFAARVPPLLRDRVKLVQQAWTDDIHDAVNDLLASDIALPGGMRASITPTPALVAIDMDTAAASGMAGLKQTTQFALNRDAFPALVRQICLRNLSGAILIDPAGLSTRKRQALRVSIEEALKADPLKARCLGITALGLVEIVRSRIRPPLHEQMSSPHGRAMTALRDVVASCADQPSSRPILEAGAGLAEALSSDTLAVEDVAAWCGYPLTLRSTPNLPSLSWSIVRG; from the coding sequence GTGGTTGCCGTGAAAGGCACGCTACGCCTCGCCTGCTCGCCGGGTGAGGCCCGGATCGCTGTTTTCGAGAACGGCACCCTTCAGGATTTCGGGATCTGGACACCGGGTTATTCAGATCATCTTGGTTCTATCTTCCTTGGGCGCGTCACAGCTCTTGCGCCCGCGCTCGGAGGGGCCTTCGTTCATATCGGCCTCGGCGAAGCCGGCTTCATGCCGGTGCGGGACAACGATCCCGCCTTGCACGAGGGTGATGCCGTCCCTGTGCAACTCATCCGCTGCGGTATGGGCGGCAAAGGTCCACGCCTGAAACGGGTGGAGCTGCCTTCTCCTGCTACAGAGATCGGCTTGATACAGCAGGGCCCTTCACCGCTGGAAGATATGGCGCAGCAATGGACTGGCGATATTCTGGTCGATCATCCGACTTTTGCCGCCCGTGTGCCCCCGCTTCTCCGGGACCGGGTCAAACTTGTGCAGCAGGCATGGACCGATGATATCCACGATGCCGTTAACGACCTGCTGGCATCGGACATTGCGCTGCCGGGTGGAATGCGAGCCAGCATTACGCCTACTCCCGCGCTTGTCGCCATCGACATGGACACGGCTGCCGCCTCCGGAATGGCAGGACTGAAACAGACAACCCAGTTTGCCCTGAACCGGGACGCCTTCCCGGCGCTGGTGCGACAGATCTGTCTTCGCAATCTTTCCGGCGCAATTCTGATCGACCCCGCCGGTCTTTCGACCCGCAAGAGGCAGGCGCTTCGTGTCTCCATTGAAGAGGCTCTGAAAGCTGACCCTCTGAAAGCCCGCTGTCTTGGCATTACAGCACTGGGTCTGGTGGAAATCGTGCGAAGCAGAATCCGCCCTCCCCTGCATGAGCAGATGTCCAGCCCTCATGGCCGCGCCATGACCGCGCTGCGGGATGTCGTGGCATCCTGTGCCGATCAGCCTTCCTCGCGTCCGATTCTGGAGGCTGGAGCAGGGCTTGCAGAGGCTCTGAGCAGCGACACTCTGGCTGTCGAAGACGTTGCCGCATGGTGTGGCTATCCTTTGACCCTTCGCAGCACTCCGAATCTTCCCTCTCTTTCATGGAGTATTGTCCGTGGCTGA
- a CDS encoding HEPN domain-containing protein, translating into MKAVSFERRDSLAEQCMDLQPELRSFLRPNSGNSMTGSWEFLAYSFERGFEEMWDRAQLDRSRSVLDRPLLMLWRQSVELHIKSAIAYTVGDVKGGFGHDLNKLFIQLLRERAILGYCDDNDLTRCVQIMIAEVQSFDPFADRFRYPNKRNGQPFEDIEIDLDHLFQAHWMITTWCQGAEIEVEQSRGIF; encoded by the coding sequence ATGAAGGCAGTGTCATTTGAACGCCGTGATTCATTAGCCGAGCAGTGTATGGACTTGCAGCCAGAACTTCGGTCATTCCTCAGACCGAACTCCGGCAATTCGATGACAGGTTCTTGGGAGTTTCTCGCCTACAGCTTTGAGCGCGGATTTGAGGAAATGTGGGATCGTGCTCAACTCGACAGGTCAAGGAGTGTTCTCGATAGGCCACTTCTGATGCTCTGGCGGCAAAGTGTAGAGCTCCATATCAAATCAGCCATTGCATATACGGTCGGCGACGTAAAAGGTGGGTTCGGCCACGACCTGAACAAACTGTTTATCCAATTGCTCCGGGAACGTGCGATCCTTGGATACTGCGACGATAACGATCTCACTCGATGCGTGCAGATTATGATAGCCGAGGTGCAATCTTTCGATCCTTTCGCAGATCGCTTCCGCTATCCAAATAAGAGAAATGGTCAGCCATTCGAGGATATTGAAATTGATCTGGATCATCTTTTTCAAGCGCACTGGATGATTACGACTTGGTGCCAAGGTGCTGAAATAGAAGTTGAACAGAGCCGCGGTATTTTCTGA
- a CDS encoding cytochrome c1, which yields MKNARFLALAAAAFLSAPLTTLAAVPEPLVPPHQKWDFDGPFGQFDQKALQRGFMVYDRICSTCHGMKALTYNDLSGIGMSEQAILDLAHSKMIAGPPDVSGQPTSRPGRPDDHFRSPFPSDEAAAAMMGGVAPPDQSRLAVIQPHGADWLYAFLTGYKMPPPADAPVVPGKFYNDWVDGHLIGMPPPLMNGMIQYPDGTPATVEQQARDVTSFLVWAADPHRNARHRTGLWVVLYLIGLLVLAIAWKKKTWKRVKSQ from the coding sequence ATGAAAAACGCACGTTTCCTCGCGCTCGCTGCTGCCGCTTTTCTTTCGGCTCCCCTGACCACACTAGCGGCTGTTCCAGAACCACTGGTTCCACCGCACCAGAAATGGGATTTCGACGGTCCGTTCGGGCAGTTTGACCAGAAAGCTCTGCAACGCGGTTTCATGGTCTATGACCGGATCTGCTCCACATGCCACGGTATGAAGGCGCTGACCTACAATGACCTCAGCGGCATCGGGATGAGCGAGCAGGCCATTCTTGATCTGGCACATTCCAAGATGATTGCCGGACCACCCGATGTGTCCGGTCAGCCGACGTCCCGCCCCGGTCGTCCTGACGATCATTTCCGCTCACCGTTCCCAAGTGACGAGGCCGCGGCGGCGATGATGGGTGGCGTCGCGCCGCCGGATCAGTCCCGTCTGGCCGTCATTCAGCCGCACGGTGCGGACTGGCTTTACGCCTTTCTGACCGGCTACAAGATGCCACCGCCAGCGGATGCGCCTGTCGTGCCGGGCAAGTTCTATAATGACTGGGTGGATGGGCATCTGATCGGCATGCCACCCCCGCTGATGAACGGCATGATTCAGTATCCGGACGGCACGCCCGCGACGGTCGAGCAGCAGGCGCGCGACGTGACCAGCTTTCTGGTCTGGGCCGCCGACCCGCATCGCAACGCCCGTCATCGGACGGGACTCTGGGTGGTGCTTTATCTTATCGGGCTTCTTGTTCTGGCGATCGCATGGAAGAAGAAGACATGGAAACGCGTGAAGTCGCAGTAA
- a CDS encoding (2Fe-2S)-binding protein translates to MQTVRVNGQTHSVDVDPDTPLLWVLRDVLGLNGTKFGCGIAQCGVCTVHLDGHPVRACNLPVGMIGERSVTTIEGVDNADPIVHAVKKAWTDLDVVQCGYCQPGQVMAAIGLLKTVPNPTDEQIDSAMSGNMCRCGTYMRIRKAIHLAAGETA, encoded by the coding sequence ATGCAGACAGTGCGCGTGAACGGACAGACACATTCGGTCGATGTCGATCCTGACACGCCTTTGCTTTGGGTCTTGCGCGATGTGCTGGGGCTGAACGGCACAAAATTCGGGTGCGGCATCGCCCAGTGCGGTGTCTGCACTGTCCATCTCGACGGCCATCCTGTTCGCGCCTGCAATCTGCCTGTCGGCATGATCGGGGAGCGCTCTGTCACCACTATTGAAGGCGTCGACAACGCCGACCCCATCGTGCATGCCGTCAAGAAAGCCTGGACCGATCTGGATGTTGTGCAGTGCGGTTACTGTCAGCCGGGACAGGTGATGGCGGCGATCGGGCTGCTGAAAACCGTTCCGAACCCGACGGATGAGCAGATCGACAGCGCTATGTCCGGCAATATGTGTCGCTGCGGCACCTATATGCGCATCCGCAAGGCCATCCATCTGGCGGCGGGAGAAACGGCATGA
- a CDS encoding xanthine dehydrogenase family protein molybdopterin-binding subunit, giving the protein MTRMPLTTRRAALFGGGGLLLATLWPSASPRASTGMLVENATAPFAPNAYIRITPDNSITLILPNIEMGQGIYTSSVMLIAEELGVDLAQIEIEAAPPGSAEITGGSTSIMTEWKPLREAGAAARTVLVQAAASRWNVPPTSCTAASGVVTHTPSGRTFKFGELATEAAKLPLPKEPTLKAASDYSLIGKSQHRVDSAIKVNGTAVFGIDINVPGQKIGTVAASPVIGGTVRSLDRDAAMAVRGVVAVLINEPRDAVCVVAEHYWAAHKGLQALRPVWSENDNAHVNTKTIYDQLHDGLKGPAIIPSPKGDADAVIAKSHSTYSAVYQQPMLAHATMEPINCTAHVRPDGCDVWVGTQVADRAQETAADVTGLPKEKIAVHSQYIGGGFGRRLEHEYITQCVQFAKQTSYPLKIVWSREEDITRDRYRPAYVDEVTAGLDEKGHITAMKHRIVGPAVVARWDPPELTKDGYDEDLSVATLITPYTYDAYRLEFARREAPGVITAWWRGVGGTRGLFVVENFIDELAVKAGADPVAYRRELAKDNARAVAVLDRVAKDSGWSDPVSKGRARGVALQFAFGSYMATVAEIEMPTPETVIIHRVTAAVDCGQVVNPDQVISQIEGGLIFGFSAALYNEITLENGRVQENNFNTWRVMRMNEAPRRIDVHLIASTEDPGGIGEVGTAAAAPALANAMASAQGHRYRTLPLLSSRNQEKEAAR; this is encoded by the coding sequence ATGACCCGGATGCCTCTCACCACCCGTCGCGCCGCGCTTTTCGGTGGCGGTGGACTGCTTCTGGCGACACTTTGGCCCTCGGCTTCACCGCGCGCGTCCACGGGCATGCTGGTTGAAAACGCCACGGCTCCCTTTGCACCCAATGCCTATATCCGCATTACACCCGACAACAGCATCACCCTGATCCTGCCCAATATCGAAATGGGGCAAGGTATCTATACGTCATCCGTCATGCTGATCGCCGAGGAACTCGGCGTCGATCTGGCACAGATCGAGATTGAGGCCGCCCCTCCCGGCAGCGCCGAGATCACTGGCGGCTCCACCTCCATCATGACCGAGTGGAAGCCCCTGCGTGAAGCCGGAGCGGCCGCAAGAACGGTGCTTGTTCAGGCCGCTGCCAGCCGATGGAATGTCCCCCCCACAAGCTGCACCGCCGCGTCAGGTGTTGTCACGCACACGCCGTCCGGTCGGACCTTCAAGTTTGGCGAACTGGCCACGGAGGCCGCCAAACTTCCTCTCCCCAAGGAACCGACACTCAAGGCAGCGTCCGATTACAGCCTGATCGGCAAATCACAGCATCGTGTCGATAGCGCCATCAAGGTGAACGGCACTGCGGTTTTCGGCATCGACATCAATGTTCCGGGCCAGAAAATCGGAACGGTAGCGGCCAGTCCGGTCATCGGTGGCACAGTCCGCAGTCTGGATCGTGACGCCGCCATGGCCGTCCGGGGCGTTGTAGCTGTTCTGATCAACGAACCGCGTGATGCTGTCTGTGTTGTGGCCGAGCATTACTGGGCGGCGCACAAGGGGCTACAGGCTCTTCGGCCCGTGTGGAGCGAGAACGACAATGCTCATGTCAACACAAAGACAATTTACGATCAGTTGCATGACGGTCTGAAAGGACCAGCGATCATTCCCAGCCCCAAAGGGGATGCGGACGCCGTCATTGCGAAATCCCATTCCACTTACAGTGCTGTTTACCAGCAGCCCATGCTGGCCCATGCGACGATGGAGCCCATCAATTGCACGGCTCATGTCCGTCCGGACGGCTGTGATGTCTGGGTTGGGACGCAGGTTGCTGACCGTGCGCAGGAAACAGCCGCAGACGTCACTGGCCTTCCCAAGGAAAAGATCGCGGTTCACAGCCAGTATATCGGCGGTGGGTTTGGTCGTCGGCTGGAACATGAATACATCACTCAGTGTGTGCAGTTTGCGAAACAGACGAGTTATCCACTGAAAATTGTCTGGAGCCGTGAGGAAGACATTACACGCGACCGCTATCGCCCCGCCTATGTCGATGAAGTGACAGCGGGCCTTGATGAAAAAGGCCATATCACGGCCATGAAACATCGCATTGTCGGTCCTGCTGTCGTCGCCCGCTGGGATCCACCGGAGCTGACAAAAGACGGCTATGACGAGGATCTTTCCGTCGCCACACTGATTACGCCCTACACTTACGATGCTTACAGGCTTGAATTCGCAAGACGCGAAGCACCGGGTGTCATCACCGCATGGTGGCGTGGCGTTGGCGGCACGCGAGGTCTATTTGTCGTGGAAAACTTCATTGACGAGCTTGCCGTCAAAGCTGGTGCTGATCCGGTTGCCTACCGCAGGGAGCTTGCGAAAGACAATGCTCGTGCCGTTGCTGTTCTGGACAGGGTGGCCAAGGACTCAGGCTGGAGCGACCCTGTGTCGAAAGGACGGGCACGAGGTGTCGCACTTCAATTCGCCTTCGGCTCCTACATGGCCACCGTTGCGGAAATCGAGATGCCGACACCAGAGACCGTCATCATCCATCGCGTGACAGCAGCGGTGGATTGCGGACAGGTCGTCAATCCGGATCAGGTGATTTCCCAGATTGAAGGCGGTTTGATCTTTGGTTTCAGCGCGGCGCTCTATAACGAGATCACTCTGGAAAACGGTCGTGTGCAGGAAAACAATTTCAATACATGGCGTGTGATGCGCATGAACGAAGCCCCACGACGCATTGATGTTCACCTGATCGCCAGCACAGAAGATCCGGGCGGCATTGGAGAAGTCGGAACGGCAGCGGCTGCTCCGGCGCTGGCCAACGCTATGGCCTCGGCACAGGGACATCGTTATCGGACACTCCCTCTGCTTTCCAGCCGGAATCAGGAAAAGGAAGCAGCACGATGA